In Chelmon rostratus isolate fCheRos1 chromosome 20, fCheRos1.pri, whole genome shotgun sequence, a single window of DNA contains:
- the cpa6 gene encoding carboxypeptidase A6 gives MVRRSQSFELQSHFCSDKSDKLHPAKEPDRHPPSLISRPRMDHGSAFRASVLLACVIICSNVLCPVGAYLYNNRYAGDQVFRITPSNDEEVRVLKKILGHMKVDFWQPNSAALICQNATVDVHVNRNDTRGLHVRLKQERIDYRVFISNLQKEIEKQTGYRSSRKRRSESQYDYEVYHSLEEIQSWMFEVNRTRSDLVDMFSVGKSYEGRPLYVLQIGKRSRHQKKAVWIDCGVHAREWIGPAFCQWFVKEAINSYPHDSVMRRLLNQLNFYIMPVFNVDGYHFSWTTDRFWRKTRSKNHKFHCRGVDANRNWKVKWCDEGASSHPCDDTYCGPFPESEPEVKAVAKFLRKHKKRVKAYISIHAYAQMLLYPYSYKYATIPNFNCVESAAHNAVTALYSAYGVRYRYGPASTTLYVSSGSSIDWAYRNGIPYAFAFELRDTGYFGFLLPESLINPTCTETMRAVKAIASGLLKKCETDRERFPYI, from the exons ATGGTGCGCCGGAGCCAGTCTTTTGAGCTGCAGTCACACTTCTGCTCTGATAAGTCGGATAAGTTGCATCCTGCAAAGGAGCCCGATCGGCATCCTCCGTCTCTGATCTCCCGGCCAAGGATGGACCACGGGAGCGCATTTCGCGCCTCCGTTTTACTGGCTTGTGTGATAATCTGCAGCAACGTGCTATGTCCCGTCGGTGCCTATCTCTACAACAACCGCTACGCAGG tgatCAAGTCTTCAGGATAACTCCCAGCAATGATGAGGAGGTCCGAGTGCTCAAGAAAATCCTGGGACATATGAAG GTGGACTTCTGGCAGCCCAACAGTGCTGCTCTAATCTGTCAAAATGCCACCGTGGACGTCCACGTGAACCGCAATGACACCCGAGGTTTACATGTGCGCTTAAAGCAGGAGCGTATTGATTATCG GGTTTTTATCTCCAATCTACAGAAGGAAATTGAAAAGCAGACGGGATATCGCTCCTCTCGCAAGCGGAGGTCAGAGTCTCAGTATGACTACGAGGTTTACCACTCTCTGGAAGAG ATCCAGAGCTGGATGTTTGAGGTGAACAGAACCCGCTCCGACCTGGTTGACATGTTCTCCGTCGGGAAGTCATACGAGGGAAGGCCGCTTTATGTGCTTCAG ATAGGGAAGAGAAGTCGTCATCAGAAGAAAGCCGTGTGGATTGACTGCGGCGTCCATGCCAGAGAGTGGATAGGACCTGCCTTCTGCCAGTGGTTTGTCAAAGAG GCCATCAACTCATACCCGCATGACTCTGTAATGAGACGACTGCTTAACCAGCTCAACTTCTACATCATGCCTGTCTTCAATGTGGATGGATATCATTTCAGCTGGACCACG GATCGGTTCTGGAGGAAAACACGGTCCAAAAATCACAAGTTCCACTGCCGGGGAGTGGACGCGAACAGAAACTGGAAAGTGAAATGGTGTG ATGAGGGTGCATCCTCTCATCCCTGCGATGACACCTACTGCGGTCCCTTCCCCGAGTCTGAGCCTGAAGTCAAGGCTGTCGCCAAGTTCTTGCGCAAGCACAAGAAACGTGTCAAAGCGTACATATCCATCCACGCCTACGCCCAGATGCTGCTTTACCCCTATTCCTACAAATATGCCACTATCCCCAACTTCAACTGCGTG GAGTCAGCAGCTCACAATGCAGTGACAGCCCTGTACTCTGCCTACGGAGTGAGGTACAGATATGGACCTGCCTCCACAACTCTGT ATGTCAGCTCAGGCAGCTCCATAGACTGGGCCTACAGAAACGGGATCCCGTACGCGTTTGCATTCGAGTTGAGGGATACAGGATACTTCGGCTTCCTCCTGCCCGAATCCCTGATCAACCCGACCTGCACTGAGACTATGAGGGCGGTGAAGGCCATTGCGTCGGGGCTGCTGAAGAAGTgcgagacagacagggagagattTCCATATATATGA